From the Shewanella amazonensis SB2B genome, one window contains:
- a CDS encoding VOC family protein, which produces MAKNPIAWFEIYVNNMDRAKAFYEAVLDIKLEPLQVPEEPGFSMWSFPADMENYGASGALVHMPGFEAGGNSTLVYFACDDCALEESRVAAAGGTVQREKMSIGQYGYISLAIDTEGNMLGLHSMK; this is translated from the coding sequence ATGGCCAAAAACCCCATTGCCTGGTTTGAAATCTACGTGAACAACATGGACAGGGCCAAGGCCTTTTATGAGGCGGTGCTGGATATCAAGCTCGAACCGTTGCAGGTGCCGGAAGAGCCGGGCTTCTCCATGTGGTCTTTCCCTGCGGATATGGAAAACTACGGCGCCAGTGGTGCCCTGGTGCACATGCCGGGATTCGAAGCGGGTGGCAACAGCACCCTGGTGTACTTTGCCTGTGACGACTGCGCACTGGAAGAGTCTCGCGTTGCCGCGGCCGGTGGCACAGTGCAGCGCGAAAAGATGTCCATCGGTCAATATGGCTACATCTCGCTGGCCATAGACACCGAAGGCAATATGCTTGGCCTGCACTCAATGAAATAA
- a CDS encoding DoxX family protein, translating to MNSTIKKLVQTQDSIAPLALRIPAGIIFMAHGAQKLFGWFGGYGIEGTGQWMASIGLEPGWLMAAMAGGAEFFGGLAILLGLLTRPAALVLAVTMVVAIVTVHLGNGLFMANNGYEFGLALLAMSVSLVLSGSGRFGIDRLLQQKG from the coding sequence ATGAACAGCACAATCAAAAAACTTGTACAAACCCAGGACAGCATCGCCCCATTGGCCCTGCGCATACCCGCCGGCATTATCTTTATGGCCCACGGTGCCCAGAAGCTCTTTGGCTGGTTTGGCGGTTACGGTATCGAAGGTACTGGACAGTGGATGGCCTCCATAGGACTGGAGCCAGGCTGGCTGATGGCAGCCATGGCGGGCGGCGCCGAATTTTTCGGTGGTCTGGCGATTCTGCTGGGGCTGCTGACACGTCCCGCAGCGCTGGTGCTGGCCGTAACCATGGTGGTTGCCATCGTCACAGTGCATCTGGGGAATGGCCTGTTTATGGCCAATAATGGTTACGAATTTGGTCTGGCGCTGCTGGCCATGAGTGTCTCTCTGGTGCTCTCCGGCTCGGGTCGATTCGGTATCGACAGGCTGCTGCAACAAAAAGGCTGA
- a CDS encoding GNAT family N-acetyltransferase, with product MIRLEKMTASTRPLAEALEVAPEQLRFVGTMDEILATAGGAIVPVLVWHRASSATTDIADLNSGEHLVGFFLLDKEYSCEHDFAEASDLGFRAFLIDVHHQGKGLARAVMQALPQFVKVRYPQFRRLVLTVNLKNTPAQDLYLKNGFSDSENQYLGGSAGPQHILYLKLD from the coding sequence ATGATCCGGCTGGAAAAGATGACTGCGTCAACTCGCCCCCTCGCCGAAGCGCTTGAAGTGGCACCGGAACAATTGCGCTTTGTAGGTACCATGGACGAAATCCTTGCCACCGCTGGTGGCGCCATAGTGCCTGTGTTGGTGTGGCACAGAGCTTCCTCTGCTACGACTGATATCGCCGACCTAAACAGCGGCGAACATCTGGTCGGCTTTTTTCTGCTGGACAAGGAATACAGCTGCGAGCATGACTTCGCCGAGGCCTCCGACTTGGGTTTCAGGGCATTTCTGATTGATGTGCACCATCAGGGTAAAGGCCTTGCCAGGGCCGTGATGCAGGCGCTGCCACAATTTGTAAAAGTGCGCTATCCGCAGTTCCGCCGCCTGGTGCTGACAGTCAATCTTAAAAATACCCCGGCGCAGGATCTCTATCTAAAAAACGGTTTTAGCGACAGCGAAAACCAGTATTTGGGCGGCAGCGCCGGGCCTCAGCACATCCTGTACTTGAAGCTCGACTGA
- a CDS encoding LysR family transcriptional regulator, which yields MANTLDLDGLRALDAIDKKGSFAAAAESLHKVPSALTYTIQKLEQEFGTPLFDRSKQRARLTAAGRLVLEQGREILQSTQRLADAVAALESGWERELRIARDTAMPPGPLLEALTAFLALSVPVDISLAEESLGGGWDALHSRRADLVIGANGDLPRGLFETHCIGQLEFVFALAPFHPLAEAEGVLQLEQLMPFPSVVVSDSSQLLPARSSGLFSSRQTLRVASMEAKIELQCRGLGTGFIPRHLAAPLIASDALVEKACALPRPSQPVFLAWHKEHQGKALAWFVAHLCKADWGI from the coding sequence ATGGCAAACACACTGGATCTGGACGGGCTAAGAGCTCTGGATGCAATTGATAAAAAAGGAAGTTTTGCTGCAGCTGCCGAATCGCTTCATAAGGTGCCTTCGGCCCTCACCTACACAATTCAAAAGCTGGAACAGGAATTTGGCACCCCTTTGTTCGACAGGTCAAAACAAAGGGCCAGATTAACGGCCGCGGGCAGACTGGTGCTTGAGCAAGGGCGGGAAATTTTGCAATCCACCCAGCGCCTCGCCGATGCAGTTGCCGCGCTGGAGTCAGGTTGGGAGCGAGAGCTGCGCATCGCAAGGGACACGGCCATGCCGCCGGGCCCACTGCTGGAGGCATTAACCGCGTTTCTGGCCCTGTCGGTACCAGTGGACATCAGCCTTGCGGAAGAATCGCTCGGTGGCGGCTGGGATGCGCTGCACAGCCGCCGTGCCGATTTGGTGATTGGCGCCAACGGCGACCTGCCTCGGGGGCTATTTGAAACCCATTGCATTGGTCAGCTCGAGTTTGTGTTTGCCCTGGCGCCCTTTCATCCGCTGGCAGAGGCTGAGGGCGTGCTGCAGCTGGAACAGCTAATGCCCTTCCCTTCGGTGGTGGTGTCTGACAGCTCGCAGCTGTTACCGGCCAGGAGCAGCGGCCTTTTCAGCAGTCGCCAGACCCTGAGAGTCGCGTCAATGGAAGCAAAAATTGAATTGCAGTGCCGCGGACTGGGCACCGGCTTTATTCCGCGCCATCTGGCGGCACCGCTTATTGCCAGCGACGCGCTGGTGGAAAAAGCCTGCGCCCTGCCGAGGCCAAGCCAGCCGGTGTTTCTGGCCTGGCATAAAGAGCATCAGGGCAAGGCATTAGCCTGGTTTGTGGCACATTTATGTAAGGCCGATTGGGGTATATAA
- a CDS encoding S9 family peptidase has protein sequence MRLGIGHRVAAICLMTLALLGCEPGQESVLPQETDNEPMAARYGTWISPLTAEDVYASSDELIELRAVGDLMYFSEFDGKSGNTGIKRLEVDGSVTQVVPAEFNVGSRVHEYGGGDFLGIGQSLFATGKGDQLFYRFAPNQAPLALTPNGTRHGDCISYPKGSRIICVREDHRQQGSPAASLVTINLNFAGEGDTFVAGHDFISSPSINSDNTQLAWLTWEHPAMPWDNTRLWLGELDRKGRLHSSRVVAGDGGNVAVTQPSFGPDGRLYFIADYDDWWNLYRLGDDGKPERLYQKNADFAGPAWRLGERTYAFESDNSLIASYVHNGEAGLIRLDLQTGHAEDIAVDFGEIKQLTGGKDAVYFIGSKVTTEKGIYRVSGRGVELVYAPRLMVLDPRFISRAQSISFATADNMRAWGYFYWPRNPAFKGLSDTRPPLLVKLHGGPTAKANLAYRGDIQYWTSRGFAVLDLNFRGSSGFGRAYRQSLYGNWGKADVEDAVNAARFLVKKGWVNGDEMAITGASAGGLTALLVLAYDDTFKAAVSRAGISDIEQLAGETHKFEKTYLDQLIGPLATHRTLYRERSPLYQLDRLKEPLLLLQGLQDTVVLPNQALTIYEALEKNQIPAALLTFADENHNHWKNANLVKALEYELGFYGQVFGFKVADEVPSLDLQLRTPLEVSQPPLSK, from the coding sequence ATGAGGCTTGGCATTGGGCACCGCGTTGCGGCGATTTGCTTAATGACACTGGCACTGCTGGGGTGTGAGCCCGGGCAGGAATCTGTGCTGCCCCAAGAGACCGACAACGAACCCATGGCCGCCCGCTATGGCACCTGGATTTCCCCCCTCACCGCCGAAGATGTCTATGCCAGCTCCGATGAACTGATTGAACTCAGGGCCGTTGGCGACCTGATGTATTTTTCTGAGTTTGATGGCAAAAGTGGCAACACAGGCATTAAGCGCCTTGAAGTCGATGGCAGCGTAACTCAGGTAGTACCAGCCGAATTTAATGTGGGCAGCCGGGTGCATGAATACGGCGGTGGTGACTTTCTCGGTATAGGTCAAAGCCTGTTTGCCACTGGCAAGGGCGATCAGCTGTTTTACCGTTTTGCCCCCAATCAAGCGCCTCTGGCGCTGACACCCAATGGCACCCGCCATGGGGATTGCATTTCCTACCCCAAGGGATCCCGCATTATTTGTGTGCGGGAAGATCACAGGCAGCAGGGCAGTCCGGCAGCCAGTTTGGTCACCATTAACCTGAATTTTGCCGGTGAAGGTGACACCTTCGTCGCCGGACACGACTTCATCAGCTCGCCCAGTATCAACAGTGACAATACTCAGCTGGCCTGGCTCACCTGGGAGCATCCCGCTATGCCCTGGGACAACACGCGTCTGTGGCTCGGGGAGCTTGACCGCAAGGGGCGGCTTCATTCGTCACGGGTAGTTGCAGGTGACGGTGGCAACGTGGCGGTTACCCAGCCCAGCTTTGGTCCGGATGGCAGGCTGTACTTTATTGCCGACTATGATGATTGGTGGAACCTCTATCGCCTCGGTGACGATGGCAAACCGGAACGACTTTATCAAAAAAATGCCGATTTTGCAGGCCCCGCCTGGCGTCTTGGCGAACGTACCTATGCCTTTGAAAGTGATAACAGCCTAATCGCGAGCTATGTACATAATGGTGAGGCCGGGCTTATCCGCCTCGATTTACAAACTGGCCATGCCGAAGATATCGCCGTGGACTTTGGTGAAATCAAGCAGCTCACCGGTGGTAAGGATGCCGTCTATTTTATCGGCAGCAAGGTAACCACTGAGAAAGGCATTTATAGGGTCAGTGGCCGGGGCGTGGAGCTGGTCTATGCGCCCAGACTCATGGTGCTGGACCCGCGCTTTATCTCCAGAGCCCAAAGCATCAGTTTTGCCACCGCCGACAATATGCGCGCCTGGGGCTATTTTTATTGGCCACGTAATCCGGCCTTTAAAGGACTGTCTGATACCCGCCCACCGCTGTTGGTGAAGCTGCATGGTGGCCCTACCGCCAAGGCCAACCTGGCCTATCGCGGTGATATCCAATATTGGACCAGCCGTGGCTTTGCAGTGCTGGATTTGAATTTCCGTGGCAGCAGCGGCTTTGGCCGCGCCTACCGCCAATCCCTCTATGGCAACTGGGGCAAGGCCGATGTGGAGGATGCGGTGAACGCCGCTCGTTTTCTGGTGAAAAAAGGCTGGGTGAATGGCGATGAAATGGCGATTACCGGTGCCAGCGCAGGTGGGTTAACGGCGCTTTTGGTGCTGGCCTATGATGACACCTTTAAGGCCGCCGTCAGTCGCGCCGGAATAAGCGATATAGAGCAGCTGGCAGGCGAGACCCATAAGTTTGAGAAAACCTACCTGGATCAGTTGATTGGCCCTTTGGCGACCCACAGAACCCTTTATCGAGAACGTTCTCCTCTTTATCAACTGGATCGACTTAAAGAACCTTTACTGCTGTTGCAGGGGCTGCAGGATACCGTGGTGTTACCCAACCAGGCCCTGACCATTTACGAGGCGCTGGAGAAAAATCAGATCCCGGCCGCCTTGCTAACCTTTGCCGATGAGAATCACAATCACTGGAAAAATGCCAACCTGGTGAAGGCGCTCGAGTATGAGCTGGGTTTTTACGGACAGGTGTTTGGCTTTAAGGTTGCTGATGAGGTGCCTTCGTTGGACCTCCAGCTGCGCACGCCCCTCGAAGTCTCTCAGCCACCGCTTAGCAAATAA
- a CDS encoding Vat family streptogramin A O-acetyltransferase, whose product MTKLPHTTAHTQAKTQPGPSPDNPFPMEGFPQVCFIKNTISNPNIQVGDYSYYDDPEDSANFEHNVLYHFPFIGDKLIIGKFCAIARGVRFIMNGANHPMAGVSTYPFFIFGNGWEQAAPEPGELPYKGDTEIGNDVWIGYEALIMPGVKVGNGAIIASRAVVTTDVPAYAIVGGNPAKVMKMRFDEKDIALLEAIAWWDWPVAKITAHLLDIKSGNLEALKQAQP is encoded by the coding sequence ATGACAAAACTCCCCCATACCACCGCCCATACCCAAGCGAAAACACAACCCGGCCCCAGCCCCGATAATCCATTCCCCATGGAAGGCTTCCCGCAGGTGTGCTTTATCAAAAACACCATCAGCAATCCCAACATTCAGGTGGGCGATTACAGCTATTACGACGACCCAGAGGACAGTGCCAACTTTGAGCACAACGTGCTGTATCACTTCCCCTTTATTGGCGACAAGCTGATTATCGGTAAATTCTGCGCCATCGCCCGCGGGGTCAGGTTCATCATGAATGGTGCCAACCATCCCATGGCTGGCGTGAGCACCTATCCGTTTTTTATTTTTGGCAACGGCTGGGAGCAAGCGGCGCCTGAGCCGGGGGAATTACCCTATAAAGGCGATACCGAAATCGGCAACGATGTGTGGATAGGCTATGAGGCCCTGATTATGCCCGGGGTAAAGGTGGGCAATGGCGCCATTATCGCCAGCCGCGCTGTGGTCACCACTGACGTACCTGCCTACGCCATCGTTGGTGGCAACCCAGCCAAGGTGATGAAAATGCGCTTTGATGAGAAAGACATCGCCCTGCTTGAAGCCATCGCCTGGTGGGATTGGCCGGTAGCGAAAATTACCGCCCACCTGCTCGATATCAAAAGTGGTAATCTTGAAGCCCTGAAGCAGGCACAACCGTAA
- a CDS encoding ABC-F family ATPase gives MITTANITMQFGAKPLFENISVKFGDGNRYGLIGANGCGKSTFMKILAGELEPSGGNVHLDPNERLGKLNQDQFAYEEFSVIDTVIMGHKELWAVKQERDRIYSLPEMSEEDGIKVAELEMEFAEMDGYTAESRAGELLLGVGIPLEQHFGPMSEVAPGWKLRVLLAQALFSDPDVLLLDEPTNNLDIDTIRWLQDMLNQRNSTMIIISHDRYFLNSVCTHMADLDYGELRVYPGNYDEYMMAASQARERLLADNAKKKAQIAELQTFVARFSANASKAKQATSRARQIDKIKLDEVKASSRVNPYIRFEQEKKLFRNALVVENLSKGFDSKPLFQNFNMIAEVGERIAILGENGAGKTTLVRTLIHELPQDEGTIHWSENAAIGYYAQDHASDFENDLTVFDWMSQWKKEGDDEQAVRGILGRMLFGADDIRKSVKVLSGGEQGRMLFGKMIMQKPNILVMDEPTNHLDMESIESLNNALEMYEGTLFFVSHDRAFVSSLANRIIEITANGVNDFKGTYDEFLRSKGIEG, from the coding sequence GTGATCACAACCGCCAATATCACCATGCAGTTCGGCGCCAAGCCACTGTTTGAAAACATCTCCGTCAAGTTCGGTGACGGCAACCGCTACGGCCTTATCGGTGCCAATGGTTGCGGTAAATCCACCTTTATGAAGATCCTCGCCGGTGAACTTGAGCCGTCCGGCGGTAACGTTCATCTGGATCCCAACGAGCGTCTGGGTAAGCTGAATCAGGATCAGTTCGCCTACGAAGAGTTCAGCGTAATCGATACCGTTATCATGGGCCACAAAGAACTGTGGGCTGTTAAGCAGGAACGTGACCGTATCTATTCTTTGCCTGAAATGAGTGAAGAAGACGGCATCAAGGTAGCCGAGCTTGAAATGGAATTTGCCGAAATGGACGGTTACACCGCCGAGAGCCGTGCCGGTGAACTGCTGCTGGGTGTGGGTATTCCTCTGGAGCAACATTTTGGTCCTATGAGCGAAGTGGCCCCAGGCTGGAAACTGCGTGTGCTGCTGGCACAGGCACTGTTCTCAGACCCGGACGTGCTTCTGCTTGACGAACCAACCAACAACCTGGACATCGATACCATCCGTTGGTTGCAGGACATGCTGAATCAGCGTAACAGCACCATGATTATCATTTCACACGACCGTTACTTCCTGAACTCTGTGTGTACCCACATGGCGGATCTGGACTACGGCGAGCTGCGTGTGTATCCGGGCAACTACGATGAATACATGATGGCAGCCAGCCAGGCCCGTGAGCGTTTGCTGGCCGACAACGCCAAGAAGAAGGCACAGATTGCAGAGCTGCAAACCTTCGTGGCGCGTTTCTCTGCCAACGCCTCCAAGGCCAAGCAGGCCACCTCCCGTGCCCGCCAGATTGACAAGATCAAGCTGGACGAAGTGAAGGCTTCCAGCCGTGTGAACCCCTACATCCGTTTCGAGCAGGAAAAGAAACTGTTCCGTAACGCGCTGGTGGTAGAGAACCTGAGCAAGGGCTTCGATAGCAAGCCGCTGTTCCAAAACTTCAACATGATTGCCGAAGTGGGTGAGCGTATCGCCATCCTCGGTGAGAACGGTGCCGGTAAAACCACCCTGGTGCGTACCCTCATCCATGAATTGCCACAGGACGAAGGCACTATTCACTGGTCTGAGAATGCCGCTATCGGTTACTACGCCCAGGATCACGCCAGTGATTTTGAAAACGATTTGACCGTATTCGACTGGATGAGCCAGTGGAAGAAAGAAGGCGACGATGAACAGGCCGTACGCGGTATTCTGGGTCGTATGCTGTTTGGCGCCGACGACATCAGAAAGTCGGTCAAGGTACTGTCGGGTGGTGAGCAGGGCCGCATGCTGTTTGGCAAGATGATCATGCAAAAGCCCAATATCCTGGTGATGGACGAACCCACTAACCACCTGGATATGGAATCTATCGAGTCGCTCAACAACGCGCTGGAAATGTACGAAGGTACGCTGTTTTTCGTGTCCCACGACCGCGCCTTTGTCAGCTCGCTGGCCAACCGCATTATCGAAATCACCGCCAATGGCGTGAATGACTTCAAAGGAACTTACGACGAGTTCCTGCGCAGTAAAGGCATCGAAGGCTAA
- a CDS encoding SDR family oxidoreductase, with the protein MELKDKVIVITGGAGGLGLAMAKDLAAHGAKLALIDVDQERLERACADIGDATEVQGYALDITDEEDVVAGFRYILEDFGVIHGLVNNAGILRDGLLIKAKDGVVTDRMSLDQFQSVINVNLTGTFLCGREAAAAMIESGQGGVIVNISSLARAGNMGQTNYAASKAGVATMAVGWAKELARFNIRAAAVAPGVIATEMTAAMKPEALERLEKMVPVGRLGQAEEIASTVRFIMENDYVNGRVFEIDGGIRL; encoded by the coding sequence ATGGAATTGAAGGATAAGGTAATTGTCATTACCGGCGGCGCCGGTGGTCTGGGACTGGCCATGGCCAAAGATCTCGCCGCCCATGGCGCCAAACTGGCGCTTATCGATGTGGATCAGGAGCGTTTGGAGCGTGCCTGTGCCGATATCGGTGATGCCACCGAGGTGCAGGGCTACGCACTGGACATCACAGATGAAGAAGATGTGGTGGCTGGATTTCGTTATATCCTCGAAGATTTCGGCGTTATCCACGGTCTGGTAAACAACGCCGGTATTCTGCGCGATGGTTTGTTGATCAAGGCCAAAGATGGGGTGGTGACTGACCGTATGTCACTGGACCAGTTTCAGTCAGTGATCAACGTGAACCTGACCGGAACCTTCCTGTGTGGTCGCGAAGCCGCTGCTGCCATGATTGAATCCGGTCAGGGCGGGGTGATTGTCAATATCTCCAGCCTGGCCCGTGCCGGCAACATGGGCCAGACCAACTACGCGGCGTCCAAGGCCGGTGTTGCCACCATGGCGGTGGGCTGGGCCAAAGAGCTGGCCCGATTTAACATCCGCGCGGCTGCTGTGGCGCCCGGCGTGATTGCCACTGAGATGACCGCAGCCATGAAGCCGGAAGCCCTTGAGCGTCTGGAAAAAATGGTACCCGTCGGTCGCCTGGGCCAGGCCGAAGAGATTGCGTCGACCGTTCGCTTTATCATGGAAAATGATTATGTGAATGGCCGAGTGTTTGAAATCGACGGCGGTATCAGACTTTAA